A single window of Undibacterium sp. 5I1 DNA harbors:
- a CDS encoding phytanoyl-CoA dioxygenase family protein, with the protein MPTDTAAFEQNINTNEQGKHLATKGQTTQLKDIQKTKPLRVLSEADWQHWVTKGYVIIRKAVPPEKTAAVVNMLWQFREMNPVDDTTWYPPHLSEQQARELSNSGMVEVYNHQSMWDTRQHPRVYDAFVDIWDREDLWVTIDRANVNLPDRDTKISGQVDGFIHFDVDVSKRPLPISVQGVLSLLKQDLEVGGFQCVPGIFAQIDTWWNFQPKDSNPFQPDTTNYEIITPELDAGDLVIFNSLLAHGVRQNRSENRVRMAQYIAMSSADVEDAPLRQARIHTWSEQTHPTEDPFPGDPRGFEKKHFARAQLNPLGRKLLGLDAW; encoded by the coding sequence ATGCCCACGGATACCGCTGCATTTGAACAGAATATCAACACTAATGAGCAAGGCAAGCACTTGGCTACAAAAGGCCAAACTACCCAGCTAAAAGACATACAGAAGACGAAGCCCTTGCGGGTTCTGAGTGAAGCCGACTGGCAGCATTGGGTGACCAAGGGTTACGTGATTATTCGTAAGGCGGTTCCACCGGAAAAGACTGCGGCAGTGGTCAATATGCTCTGGCAGTTTAGGGAAATGAACCCTGTTGATGATACGACCTGGTACCCGCCGCACCTGAGCGAACAGCAGGCAAGAGAACTGAGTAATTCAGGCATGGTGGAAGTGTATAACCACCAGTCTATGTGGGATACACGTCAGCATCCTCGTGTCTACGATGCGTTTGTTGATATTTGGGACAGAGAAGACTTATGGGTGACGATTGATCGCGCCAATGTGAATCTGCCTGACCGTGACACCAAAATATCGGGTCAAGTTGATGGATTTATCCATTTCGATGTGGATGTATCAAAGCGACCGTTGCCCATTTCTGTACAAGGCGTACTTTCGCTGCTAAAGCAGGATCTGGAGGTTGGCGGGTTCCAGTGCGTCCCCGGCATATTTGCACAAATCGATACCTGGTGGAACTTTCAACCAAAAGACAGCAATCCGTTCCAACCCGATACGACGAATTACGAAATCATTACCCCCGAGCTGGATGCAGGGGATCTGGTAATCTTTAACAGCTTGCTAGCTCATGGCGTTCGTCAGAATCGATCTGAGAACCGGGTTCGCATGGCGCAATATATAGCGATGTCGTCTGCAGATGTTGAGGATGCGCCTTTGCGGCAGGCTCGCATACATACTTGGTCTGAGCAAACCCATCCTACAGAAGATCCATTCCCCGGAGACCCCCGAGGATTTGAGAAAAAACACTTTGCGCGTGCTCAGTTAAATCCTTTGGGTCGCAAACTGCTTGGATTAGATGCCTGGTAA